Proteins found in one Pectobacterium atrosepticum genomic segment:
- a CDS encoding cyclase family protein, whose product MTLDQIIAELQRKKWVDLTHTITESIPIFGAFEGVLQRKTLFNVEDHGFYAQAVTFATQTGTHIDAPGHFVAGKRYLDRIDNKELLLPLVVIHKQDAVALDPDYRLSVEDILTFEREHGNIPSGSFVAFASGWSTRWPDIDAFANKDEQGNSHTPGWSLEALTFLFEKRGISAVGHETLDTDSAADFRRNNGLIGEFFVLNQNAWQVEVLNNLHQLPSTGAYIHVSYPNFAGAPGFPVRAIAYLPGNA is encoded by the coding sequence ATGACGCTAGACCAGATTATTGCCGAGTTGCAGAGGAAAAAATGGGTCGATCTCACGCATACGATTACGGAGTCGATTCCTATTTTTGGTGCGTTTGAAGGCGTGTTGCAGCGCAAGACCTTGTTCAATGTCGAAGATCACGGGTTTTATGCGCAGGCCGTGACGTTTGCGACGCAAACGGGGACGCATATTGATGCGCCGGGGCATTTTGTGGCGGGTAAGCGTTATCTGGATCGTATTGATAATAAAGAACTGTTGCTACCGCTGGTTGTGATCCACAAACAAGACGCCGTCGCGCTCGATCCCGATTATCGCCTTTCTGTCGAAGACATTCTGACATTTGAACGTGAGCACGGGAACATTCCGTCAGGAAGCTTTGTCGCGTTTGCTAGCGGCTGGAGTACGCGCTGGCCTGATATTGACGCCTTTGCGAATAAAGACGAACAGGGAAACAGCCATACGCCGGGGTGGTCGCTTGAGGCGCTAACATTCCTATTTGAAAAGCGCGGCATTAGCGCGGTAGGGCATGAAACGCTGGATACGGATTCTGCCGCCGATTTCCGTCGCAACAACGGGCTTATTGGCGAGTTTTTCGTACTGAACCAGAATGCTTGGCAGGTTGAGGTGCTAAATAATCTGCATCAACTGCCGTCTACCGGCGCTTATATTCACGTCAGCTACCCTAATTTCGCCGGTGCGCCCGGTTTCCCCGTCCGTGCCATTGCCTATTTACCGGGCAACGCCTAG
- a CDS encoding DNA helicase II has product MDVSDLLDGLNDKQRAAVAAPRSNLLVLAGAGSGKTRVLVHRIAWLLSVENCSPYSIMAVTFTNKAAAEMRHRINHLIGTSQGGMWIGTFHGLAHRLLRAHHMDANLPQDFQILDSDDQLRLLKRLIRALNLDEKQWPPRQAMWFINGKKDEGLRPQHIESYGNPIEQTWQRVYQAYQEACDRAGLVDFAELLLRAHELWLNKPHVLNHYRERFTNILVDEFQDTNRIQYAWIHMLAGDSAKVMIVGDDDQSIYGWRGAQVENIQLFLKDFAGAETIRLEQNYRSTSNILKAANALIAHNGGRLGKNLWTEGVEGEPISLYCAFNELDEARYVVNRIKAWQEKGGVLKDNAILYRSNAQSRVLEEALLQQSMPYRIYGGMRFFERQEIRDSLSYLRLISNRNDDAAFERVVNTPTRGIGDRTLDVVRQTARDRQLTLWQSTRVLLQEKVLAGRAAASLQRFVELIDALAYETSELPLHVQTDRAIKDSGLWSMYEQEKGEKGQARVENLEELVTATRQFSYQEEDQDLMPLQAFLSHAALEAGEGQADANQDAVQLMTLHSAKGLEFPQVFIVGMEEGMFPSQMSLDEGGRLEEERRLAYVGVTRAMEKLTITYAESRRLYGKEAYHRPSRFVGELPEECVEEVRLRASVSRPVNHQRLGTPITENDSGYKLGQRVRHAKFGEGTIVNLEGSGEHARLQVAFQGQGIKWLVAAYARLETV; this is encoded by the coding sequence ATGGACGTTTCTGATCTGCTCGATGGCCTCAACGACAAACAGCGTGCCGCGGTAGCCGCGCCGCGCAGCAATTTATTGGTGCTGGCAGGGGCGGGCAGCGGCAAGACTCGGGTACTGGTTCATCGTATTGCCTGGTTATTGTCCGTCGAAAACTGTTCGCCGTACTCCATCATGGCGGTGACGTTTACCAACAAAGCCGCGGCAGAGATGCGTCATCGTATCAACCATCTGATCGGTACCAGTCAGGGAGGCATGTGGATTGGCACCTTTCACGGATTGGCACACCGTCTGCTGCGTGCGCACCATATGGATGCCAATCTGCCGCAGGATTTCCAGATTCTGGACAGCGACGATCAGTTGCGCCTGTTGAAACGACTGATTCGGGCGCTGAATCTGGATGAGAAGCAGTGGCCGCCGCGTCAGGCGATGTGGTTCATCAACGGTAAGAAAGACGAAGGTTTACGTCCGCAGCACATTGAAAGCTACGGCAACCCTATCGAGCAAACGTGGCAGCGTGTCTATCAGGCTTATCAGGAAGCGTGCGATCGCGCTGGACTGGTGGATTTCGCCGAACTGCTGCTGCGCGCGCATGAACTGTGGCTGAACAAACCGCATGTGCTGAACCACTATCGTGAGCGTTTTACCAATATTCTGGTGGACGAATTTCAGGATACCAACCGCATTCAGTACGCTTGGATCCACATGTTGGCGGGCGATAGCGCCAAGGTGATGATCGTTGGAGATGACGATCAGTCGATTTACGGCTGGCGTGGGGCGCAGGTCGAAAATATTCAGCTGTTCCTGAAAGATTTCGCCGGCGCAGAAACAATCCGTCTGGAGCAGAACTATCGTTCGACCAGCAATATTCTGAAAGCGGCGAATGCCCTGATTGCCCACAACGGCGGGCGGCTCGGCAAGAACCTATGGACGGAAGGTGTCGAGGGCGAACCTATTTCGCTTTACTGCGCATTCAACGAACTGGATGAGGCACGTTACGTCGTTAACCGAATTAAAGCCTGGCAGGAAAAGGGTGGTGTGCTGAAAGATAACGCCATTCTGTATCGGAGCAACGCCCAGTCGCGCGTATTGGAAGAGGCGCTGTTGCAGCAGAGTATGCCATACCGCATCTACGGCGGAATGCGCTTCTTCGAACGTCAGGAAATTAGAGATTCGCTATCTTATCTGCGTCTCATCTCCAATCGTAATGACGATGCGGCGTTCGAGCGTGTGGTGAATACGCCGACGCGCGGCATTGGCGATCGCACGCTGGACGTGGTGCGTCAGACGGCGCGCGATCGTCAACTGACGCTGTGGCAATCCACGCGGGTGCTGTTGCAAGAGAAAGTGCTGGCTGGGCGTGCGGCGGCATCACTGCAACGCTTTGTCGAATTGATCGATGCGCTGGCCTATGAAACGTCTGAACTGCCGCTGCATGTGCAAACCGACCGGGCGATTAAAGATTCTGGCCTGTGGAGTATGTACGAACAGGAAAAAGGCGAGAAAGGGCAGGCACGAGTAGAAAACCTGGAGGAACTGGTGACGGCTACGCGCCAGTTCAGCTATCAGGAAGAAGATCAGGATCTGATGCCGCTTCAGGCATTCCTGTCACATGCCGCGCTGGAAGCGGGTGAAGGTCAGGCGGATGCCAATCAGGACGCGGTGCAGCTTATGACGCTGCACTCGGCGAAAGGGCTGGAATTCCCGCAGGTGTTTATCGTCGGTATGGAAGAAGGCATGTTCCCCAGCCAGATGTCGCTGGATGAAGGTGGGCGTCTGGAAGAAGAACGTCGTCTGGCTTATGTTGGCGTCACGCGCGCAATGGAAAAGCTGACGATAACCTACGCCGAATCCCGCCGTTTATACGGCAAGGAAGCCTATCATCGGCCTTCCCGATTCGTCGGTGAACTGCCTGAAGAATGCGTTGAAGAGGTGCGGTTACGTGCCAGCGTCTCCCGCCCGGTCAATCACCAGCGCCTTGGCACGCCGATAACGGAAAATGACAGCGGCTACAAGCTGGGACAACGGGTTCGCCATGCGAAATTCGGCGAAGGCACCATCGTGAATCTGGAAGGCAGCGGCGAGCACGCCCGTCTTCAGGTCGCGTTTCAGGGACAGGGTATTAAATGGCTGGTTGCCGCCTACGCCAGACTGGAAACGGTGTGA
- the yigB gene encoding 5-amino-6-(5-phospho-D-ribitylamino)uracil phosphatase YigB, whose protein sequence is MHFYRSLGPIRAITFDLDDTLYDNADVIRRTGQESIRFLQEYHPALRDFQADDFQNLRQTLLEREPDIYHDVTEWRRRAVELAMLDRGLSAAESKDGAKAAMENFAHWRSQIAITEETHQTLAALAEKVPLAAITNGNAEPHRFGLERYFSFILRAGPHGRAKPFDDMYHLAAEKLNLPLHEILHVGDDLTTDVAGSIRCGMQACWINLREGSLTQIGDARLLPHIEISRLASLSALL, encoded by the coding sequence ATGCATTTTTACCGATCTCTTGGTCCGATCCGTGCGATCACGTTCGATCTGGATGACACGCTATACGACAACGCGGACGTCATTCGACGCACAGGGCAAGAGTCAATCCGCTTCCTGCAAGAGTACCATCCTGCGCTTCGTGATTTTCAGGCAGATGATTTCCAGAACTTACGCCAGACCTTGCTGGAGCGCGAACCGGACATCTATCACGACGTCACTGAATGGCGGCGCCGTGCAGTTGAACTGGCGATGTTAGATCGTGGCCTGAGTGCCGCAGAGTCTAAGGATGGCGCAAAAGCGGCAATGGAAAACTTTGCCCACTGGCGTAGTCAGATTGCGATTACCGAAGAGACGCACCAGACGTTGGCAGCATTAGCTGAGAAAGTGCCGCTGGCGGCGATCACCAACGGCAACGCCGAGCCGCATCGGTTCGGCCTCGAACGCTATTTTTCTTTCATCCTGCGTGCCGGCCCGCACGGTCGTGCCAAGCCGTTTGATGATATGTACCATCTGGCGGCGGAAAAACTCAATCTGCCTTTGCATGAGATTCTGCATGTTGGCGACGATCTCACGACCGATGTGGCGGGGTCGATCCGCTGCGGTATGCAAGCCTGCTGGATTAACCTGCGTGAAGGCAGCCTGACACAGATTGGCGACGCTCGGCTGCTGCCGCATATTGAAATTTCGCGGTTGGCATCGCTGTCGGCATTGCTATAA
- the xerC gene encoding tyrosine recombinase XerC, translating into MSRQPAPSEAASSSPLQTDVDAFLRYLKVERQLSPLTLTSYSRQLSAVITILSAAGIADWRALDASSVRSVVSRSKRDGLHSGSLALRLSALRSFLDWMVSRGVLTANPAKGVSTPRAGRPLPKNMDVDEVNRLLEIDLDDPLAVRDRTMLEVMYGAGLRLAELVGMDYQHIDLASGEIWVMGKGSKERKLPIGKTAVTWLERWLALRELFGPQDDAVFISNQGRRISMRNVQKRFAEWGVKQGINSHVHPHKLRHSFATHMLESSGDLRAVQELLGHANLTTTQIYTHLDFQHLASVYDAAHPRAKRGKP; encoded by the coding sequence ATGAGCCGACAGCCTGCGCCATCGGAGGCAGCTTCCTCTTCTCCTCTACAAACCGATGTTGATGCGTTCCTGCGCTATCTGAAAGTAGAACGCCAGTTAAGTCCGTTGACATTGACCAGCTATTCGCGCCAATTATCTGCGGTTATCACGATACTCTCCGCTGCGGGTATCGCTGACTGGCGCGCACTGGATGCCTCTAGCGTGCGCTCCGTGGTGTCCCGCAGTAAGCGTGATGGGCTACATTCAGGAAGTCTGGCGCTCCGTTTATCGGCATTGCGCAGTTTTCTCGACTGGATGGTGTCACGCGGTGTACTGACGGCAAATCCGGCTAAAGGGGTATCCACGCCGCGGGCCGGACGTCCATTGCCAAAGAATATGGATGTGGATGAGGTGAATCGCCTGCTGGAGATCGATCTGGACGATCCCCTTGCGGTGCGTGACCGTACAATGCTGGAAGTGATGTACGGCGCGGGTCTGCGTCTGGCAGAGCTGGTCGGCATGGATTATCAGCATATCGATCTGGCAAGCGGCGAAATCTGGGTGATGGGGAAAGGCAGCAAGGAGCGCAAATTACCGATAGGAAAAACAGCGGTAACTTGGCTGGAGCGCTGGCTAGCGCTGCGTGAACTATTTGGCCCGCAGGATGATGCCGTGTTTATCTCCAATCAGGGGCGACGCATTTCGATGCGTAACGTGCAAAAGCGTTTTGCCGAATGGGGTGTTAAGCAAGGCATCAATAGTCATGTTCACCCGCATAAGCTGCGCCACTCCTTTGCGACGCACATGCTGGAATCCAGCGGTGATTTACGCGCGGTCCAAGAGCTGCTCGGTCATGCCAACCTGACTACGACGCAGATTTATACCCATCTTGATTTTCAACATTTAGCCTCCGTGTACGATGCAGCGCATCCACGCGCCAAACGAGGGAAACCCTGA
- a CDS encoding DUF484 domain-containing protein, producing MKNVEEQAEREIALSDEMVLQFLQQNPDFFIRNARPVEQMRVPHPVRGTVSLVEWQLARQRNHITQLEEEITLLMEQAGANEVLFNRLLGLQTELASAESLTDMLDRLQRWARQLGLAGAAVRLFSDKWRIGAPSDFTHLGLNRSSFEPLRIQRFGQHNHYLGSLNGPELLLLLPQARQVGSVALSLMGNHHDLGVLIFSSRDSHHYQNGMGTVLLQQMAMMLPAMLARWVERV from the coding sequence ATGAAGAATGTCGAGGAACAGGCAGAACGCGAGATCGCACTCAGTGACGAGATGGTTTTGCAGTTCCTGCAACAAAATCCTGATTTTTTTATCCGCAATGCGCGTCCCGTCGAGCAGATGCGCGTTCCTCATCCCGTCAGGGGGACCGTGTCGCTGGTGGAATGGCAACTGGCACGCCAGCGTAATCACATCACTCAGCTTGAGGAAGAAATCACGCTGTTGATGGAGCAGGCGGGCGCAAACGAGGTGTTGTTCAATCGCCTGCTTGGGTTACAAACTGAGTTGGCGTCGGCGGAAAGCCTGACAGATATGTTGGATCGCTTGCAGCGTTGGGCGCGTCAGCTGGGCCTAGCGGGGGCAGCGGTTCGTCTGTTTAGCGACAAATGGCGCATTGGCGCGCCTTCCGATTTTACCCATCTTGGGTTAAATCGCTCCTCGTTTGAGCCGTTGCGCATTCAGCGCTTCGGACAACATAACCACTATCTTGGCAGCCTAAACGGGCCGGAACTGTTACTGCTGCTACCGCAGGCCAGACAGGTCGGTTCGGTCGCGCTGTCGCTGATGGGAAATCATCACGATTTGGGGGTGCTGATTTTCAGCAGCCGTGACAGTCACCATTATCAGAATGGTATGGGAACCGTGCTGCTTCAGCAAATGGCTATGATGTTGCCTGCGATGCTGGCGCGCTGGGTTGAGCGGGTATGA
- a CDS encoding diaminopimelate epimerase: MQFAKMHGLGNDFMVVDAVTQNVYFSPELIRRLADRHCGVGFDQLLVVEPPYDPELDFHYRIFNADGSEVAQCGNGARCFARFVRLKGLTNKRDIAVSTQTGRMVLSVTDDELVRVNMGEPNFEPQQVPFRAVKAEKTYIMRADEHTVLCGVVSMGNPHCVIQVEDVETAKVETLGPLLESHERFPDRANIGFMQVVDSQTVRLRVYERGAGETQACGSGACAAVAVGILQGLLSAKVRVSLPGGELDIQWDGPGHPLFMTGPATHVYDGFIHL; the protein is encoded by the coding sequence ATGCAGTTCGCTAAGATGCACGGGTTAGGCAACGATTTCATGGTTGTTGATGCCGTTACGCAAAACGTTTATTTTTCACCCGAACTGATTCGCCGTTTGGCGGATCGGCACTGTGGTGTGGGATTTGACCAACTTTTGGTGGTCGAGCCGCCTTACGATCCTGAACTGGATTTTCATTACCGTATTTTTAATGCGGATGGTAGTGAAGTGGCGCAGTGCGGTAATGGTGCGCGCTGCTTTGCTCGCTTTGTTCGCTTGAAAGGGTTAACCAACAAGCGTGATATCGCTGTCAGTACGCAGACTGGCCGGATGGTGCTGTCTGTTACGGACGATGAATTGGTGCGCGTTAACATGGGCGAACCGAATTTCGAGCCGCAGCAGGTGCCATTTCGCGCGGTCAAAGCGGAGAAAACCTACATCATGCGTGCCGACGAACACACGGTACTTTGTGGCGTAGTGTCGATGGGCAACCCGCACTGTGTGATTCAGGTTGAGGATGTGGAAACGGCGAAAGTGGAAACACTGGGGCCGTTACTGGAAAGCCACGAGCGTTTTCCCGATCGCGCCAATATCGGTTTTATGCAGGTCGTCGATAGCCAGACAGTCCGTCTGCGAGTGTACGAGCGCGGTGCGGGAGAAACGCAGGCGTGTGGTAGCGGCGCATGTGCTGCCGTGGCGGTAGGGATCCTGCAGGGATTATTGTCCGCGAAAGTTCGCGTATCGCTGCCGGGCGGGGAGTTGGATATCCAGTGGGATGGGCCGGGACATCCGTTATTCATGACCGGGCCTGCAACGCATGTCTACGATGGATTTATTCATTTATGA
- the cyaY gene encoding iron donor protein CyaY: protein MNDSEFHQLADELMLQLEETLDQFEGDADIDSEINGGVMTLSFENGSKIVINRQEPLHQIWLATKTGGYHFTLREERWVCDRSGEDFIALLSSACSAQAGETVHFE from the coding sequence ATGAACGATAGCGAGTTCCACCAATTAGCCGACGAACTCATGCTTCAGTTGGAAGAAACGCTGGATCAATTTGAGGGTGATGCCGACATCGATTCCGAGATTAACGGCGGTGTGATGACGCTGAGTTTCGAGAACGGCAGCAAAATCGTGATTAATCGGCAGGAGCCACTGCACCAAATATGGCTGGCAACCAAAACGGGTGGCTATCACTTTACCCTTCGGGAAGAACGCTGGGTATGCGATCGCAGCGGTGAAGATTTTATCGCACTGCTGTCATCAGCCTGTTCGGCACAGGCTGGGGAAACCGTTCACTTCGAGTAG
- a CDS encoding MFS transporter, with product MDSLQRRNLILLALGQGLTGSIISLMTLCSTLVGVSMTPVPLLTTLPITATVCGAALMIYAVSSLMTKYGRRNTFIIGTLLGLVGALLAALAIVLHSFPLFVFSTFVLGMSCAFNQYYRFAAAEIFTDNQQKNRAISWVISGGVLGGFLGPFAASQASQLWASYPFLGSFIAAGFICVITSLLLLGLKLPPMPIVTASAQRSEPLAAILRNRAFVLGTASCSVGFVVMTLLMNSAPLAMHQHHFSVSHSATVLQWHFVAMYAPALLLVVLAKRLTPVQAVAIGMACNLAGVAVALSGLTFLHFLFALVLFGVGWAFMFNGGTFMLNAFTHSVHKSRLQGINSLVVYVPNALASLSAGSLMALTSGWPLVNMFGIGMLLLMVLALILLGRR from the coding sequence ATGGATTCGTTGCAACGCCGAAATCTGATACTGCTGGCGCTCGGACAAGGGCTGACCGGCAGTATTATTTCCCTGATGACGCTGTGTTCTACGCTGGTTGGCGTCTCGATGACGCCGGTTCCGCTGCTGACCACATTACCGATTACCGCGACGGTGTGCGGCGCGGCGCTGATGATTTACGCCGTTTCTTCATTGATGACGAAATACGGCAGGCGCAATACGTTCATCATCGGCACGCTGTTGGGGCTGGTGGGAGCGCTTTTGGCGGCGTTGGCGATTGTGCTACACAGCTTTCCACTCTTTGTGTTTTCAACGTTTGTTCTGGGGATGTCCTGCGCCTTCAATCAATATTATCGTTTCGCAGCTGCTGAAATTTTTACCGATAATCAGCAAAAAAACCGGGCGATATCATGGGTGATCAGCGGTGGTGTCCTGGGCGGTTTCCTTGGCCCGTTTGCGGCTAGTCAGGCTTCTCAGCTTTGGGCGTCATACCCGTTTCTCGGCAGTTTTATCGCCGCAGGGTTTATCTGCGTTATCACGTCACTGCTGCTGCTTGGCCTTAAATTACCCCCGATGCCGATTGTTACGGCTAGCGCCCAGCGCAGTGAACCGCTGGCGGCGATCCTGAGAAATCGGGCATTTGTGTTAGGCACGGCAAGTTGTTCCGTCGGATTTGTAGTGATGACGCTACTAATGAATTCAGCGCCGCTGGCGATGCATCAGCACCACTTTTCCGTCAGCCATAGCGCGACGGTTTTGCAATGGCATTTTGTCGCCATGTATGCCCCTGCGCTGTTGTTAGTAGTGCTGGCGAAACGGTTGACGCCGGTTCAGGCCGTGGCGATCGGCATGGCTTGTAATCTGGCTGGTGTGGCGGTGGCGTTGAGTGGTTTGACGTTCTTGCACTTCCTCTTTGCGCTGGTGCTGTTTGGCGTAGGGTGGGCGTTTATGTTCAACGGTGGGACATTTATGCTGAACGCTTTTACCCATTCGGTGCATAAATCCCGTTTGCAGGGCATTAACTCACTGGTGGTTTATGTGCCTAACGCGTTGGCCTCGCTGTCTGCCGGTAGCCTAATGGCGCTGACCAGCGGCTGGCCGCTGGTGAATATGTTTGGCATCGGTATGTTGCTACTGATGGTACTGGCGCTGATATTACTGGGACGGCGCTGA
- a CDS encoding class I adenylate cyclase, producing the protein MYFYIETLKQRLDAINQLRVERALGAMKPAFQQVYSLLPILLHHHHPLMPGYLEGKVPHGVCTHTPDEKQQQYLDSIALRWGQFDGSHPQGELPITGIYSMGSTSSIGQSCSSDLDIWVCHQSWLDSEERQLLQKKCTLLEQWAAAQGAEVSFFLMDESRFRHNESGSLGGEDCGSMQHILLLDEFYRTAVRMAGKRILWNMVPVEEESHYDDYVLSLYSQGALAPNEWMDLGGLSTLSAEEYFGASLWQLYKSIDSPYKAVLKTLLLEAYSWEYPDTSLLSTEIKKRLHDGEIVSFGLDPYCMMLDRVTHYLTAINDPTRLDLARRCFYLKVCEKLSREQACVGWRRQILSQLVQEWGWSDEHLAMLDNRANWKIEQVREAHNELLDAMMQTYRNLIRFARRNNLSVSASPQDIGVLTRKLYAAFEALPGKVTLLNPQISPDLSEPNLTFIYVPPGRANRSGWYLYNQAPSMDAIISHQPLEYNRYLNKLVAWAYFNGLLTPSTRLYIKGNELCDITRLQALVDDVANHFPLRVPAPTPKALYSPCEIRHLAIIVNLEHDPTAAFRNQVVHFDFRHLDVFSFGQQQQCLVGSIDLLYRNSWNEVRTLHFSGEQAVLEALKTILGKMHQDAALPESLEVFCYSQHLRGLIRTRVQQLVSECIELRLTSTRQQEPGRFKAVKVAGQTWGLFFERLSVSVQKLENAVEFYGAISNNKLQGQPVQVETNHVHLPPVVDGVASEGIIQFFFEDLTENQGFNIYILDESNRVEVYHHCEGSKEELVRDVSRFYSSSHDRFTYGSSFINFNLPQFYQIVQLDGRTQVIPFRSSALSHLCITPVVDDEVMTMEQRLQIL; encoded by the coding sequence TTGTACTTCTACATCGAGACTTTGAAGCAAAGACTGGATGCGATCAACCAACTGCGTGTTGAGCGTGCTCTGGGAGCAATGAAGCCCGCTTTTCAGCAGGTTTACAGTCTTCTGCCCATTTTATTACATCATCATCACCCGTTGATGCCCGGCTACCTTGAAGGCAAAGTGCCTCACGGTGTCTGCACTCACACGCCTGATGAAAAGCAACAACAATACCTTGATAGCATCGCGCTGCGCTGGGGCCAGTTTGACGGTTCTCATCCGCAGGGCGAGCTGCCGATCACCGGCATCTATTCAATGGGGAGCACCTCGTCTATCGGGCAGAGCTGTAGCTCCGATCTCGATATCTGGGTGTGCCACCAATCCTGGCTGGATAGCGAAGAGCGCCAACTCCTACAGAAGAAATGTACGCTCCTGGAGCAGTGGGCAGCAGCGCAGGGCGCTGAGGTTAGTTTCTTCCTGATGGATGAAAGCCGTTTCCGCCACAATGAAAGCGGCAGTCTGGGCGGTGAAGACTGCGGCTCCATGCAGCACATTCTGTTACTCGACGAATTCTACCGTACCGCCGTGCGCATGGCCGGTAAACGCATTCTGTGGAACATGGTGCCGGTCGAAGAAGAATCCCACTACGACGACTATGTGCTGTCGCTGTACTCGCAGGGGGCGCTGGCACCGAACGAGTGGATGGATTTAGGTGGCTTAAGTACGCTGTCGGCGGAAGAGTATTTCGGCGCGAGCCTTTGGCAGCTCTATAAAAGTATCGATTCCCCTTATAAAGCCGTACTGAAAACACTGCTGTTGGAAGCCTATTCTTGGGAATACCCAGATACCAGCCTGCTTTCGACCGAAATTAAAAAACGCCTGCATGACGGCGAGATCGTCTCTTTTGGTCTCGATCCTTACTGCATGATGTTGGATCGCGTAACGCACTACCTAACGGCGATCAACGACCCAACGCGTCTCGATCTGGCGCGTCGATGTTTCTATTTAAAAGTCTGTGAAAAGCTCTCCAGAGAACAAGCTTGCGTCGGCTGGCGTCGCCAGATTCTGAGTCAACTGGTACAAGAGTGGGGCTGGAGCGACGAACATCTGGCGATGTTAGATAACCGCGCTAACTGGAAAATCGAACAGGTACGCGAAGCGCATAATGAGCTATTGGATGCGATGATGCAGACTTATCGCAACCTGATTCGCTTCGCCCGCCGCAATAATCTCAGCGTCAGCGCCAGCCCGCAGGATATCGGTGTGTTGACCCGTAAACTGTATGCCGCGTTTGAAGCGCTGCCGGGCAAAGTCACTCTGCTGAACCCGCAAATTTCGCCCGATTTGTCGGAGCCGAATTTAACCTTTATTTATGTTCCGCCTGGTCGTGCGAACCGTTCCGGCTGGTATCTGTACAATCAGGCACCGTCGATGGATGCGATCATCAGCCATCAGCCGCTGGAATATAATCGCTATCTGAACAAGCTGGTGGCGTGGGCGTATTTTAATGGTCTGCTGACACCGAGCACGCGTCTGTACATTAAAGGTAACGAGCTGTGTGACATCACGCGCTTACAAGCGCTGGTGGACGATGTAGCTAACCACTTCCCGCTGCGCGTGCCTGCACCGACGCCGAAGGCGCTGTACAGCCCGTGTGAAATTCGTCATCTGGCGATTATTGTCAATCTGGAACACGATCCGACGGCGGCTTTCCGCAATCAGGTGGTGCATTTCGATTTCCGTCATCTGGATGTGTTCAGTTTCGGCCAGCAGCAGCAGTGTCTGGTTGGCAGTATCGACCTGCTGTATCGCAACTCGTGGAACGAAGTGCGTACGCTGCATTTCAGCGGTGAGCAGGCAGTGTTGGAAGCGCTGAAAACCATTCTGGGCAAAATGCATCAGGATGCCGCGCTGCCGGAATCACTGGAAGTGTTCTGCTATAGCCAGCACCTGCGCGGGCTGATTCGTACTCGCGTGCAACAGCTGGTTTCCGAATGTATTGAGCTGCGTCTGACCAGTACGCGCCAGCAGGAGCCAGGTCGCTTCAAAGCGGTGAAAGTGGCAGGGCAAACTTGGGGGCTGTTCTTTGAACGGCTGAGTGTGTCAGTGCAAAAGCTGGAGAACGCGGTCGAATTTTATGGCGCGATTTCCAACAACAAGCTGCAAGGCCAGCCGGTTCAGGTCGAAACCAACCATGTGCATTTACCGCCGGTGGTCGATGGTGTCGCCAGCGAAGGGATCATCCAATTTTTCTTTGAAGATCTGACGGAAAATCAGGGCTTTAATATCTATATTCTGGATGAGTCGAATCGTGTTGAGGTGTATCACCACTGTGAAGGCAGTAAAGAAGAGCTGGTGCGCGATGTCAGTCGCTTCTATTCGTCTTCGCACGATCGCTTTACCTATGGTTCCAGCTTTATCAATTTTAACCTGCCGCAGTTCTACCAAATCGTACAGTTGGACGGTCGCACTCAGGTGATTCCGTTCCGCAGCAGCGCGCTTTCTCATCTGTGCATTACGCCCGTGGTGGATGATGAGGTGATGACGATGGAACAGCGGCTACAAATCTTATAG